Proteins encoded in a region of the Mercenaria mercenaria strain notata chromosome 1, MADL_Memer_1, whole genome shotgun sequence genome:
- the LOC123530762 gene encoding uncharacterized protein LOC123530762: MFRRQTNDGEDSPEHEELSIFERMERDMAEKNKNGEKKNTVLKLIVFIMVFQSTTELYAFMHYIIPYVFQDYSPWTRYYMNVLIWFIVINMLANWFCVMLYNAAYPKTKDNPFLQVEQQDGNLPDQFAARIQQASSQNGMNGHCVYDMTEKEALPWNFCEKCSMHVPFRAHHCDMCKACILKRDHHCYMIGNCIGFNNQRYWIVLTFYVAVNGFLCGYFVFKYVRNIVWPELITWTDLVFPLTIWRCLFGSIPTLHCILILQLYIDFIFGILAFLYFNAQMVISAEGKTLFEVMKKVPVRNKNSMNQNMKSVFGDCWGFNFVFPMTLIFRQRDDGIHWDGIKIDHNANETSRKPY, translated from the exons ATGTTTAGACGACAAACCAATGATGGCGAAGACTCTCCAGAACATGAGGAGTTGTCGATTTTTGAGAGAATGGAGAGAGATATGGCAGAGAAAAACAAGAATGGCGAAAAAAAGAATACGGTGCTT AAACTGATAGTGTTTATCATGGTGTTCCAGTCAACAACAGAACTTTACGCGTTCATGCATTACATAATCCCCTACGTGTTCCAAGATTACAGTCCATGGACCAGGTACTATATGAACGTGCTAATATGGTTCATAGTGATCAATATGTTGGCCAACTGGTTTTGTGTAATGCTGTATAATGCAGCATATCCAAAGACGAAAGACAACCCCTTTCTACAGGTTGAACAACAGGACGGAAATCTGCCTGATCAATTTGCTGCACGTATTCAACAAGCGTCCAGTCAAAACGGAATGAATGGGCATTGTGTGTATGATATGACAGAAAAAGAGGCCCTTCCAtggaatttttgtgaaaaatgttcaATGCACGTGCCATTTCGTGCACATCATTGTGACATGTGTAAAGCATGTATTCTCAAAAGAGATCACCACTGCTATATGATAGGAAACTGTATAGGTTTCAACAATCAAAGATACTggattgttttaacattttacgTGGCTGTGAATGGTTTTCTTTGTGGTTATTTCGTATTTAAATACGTCAGAAACATTGTGTGGCCAGAGCTGATAACATGGACAGACTTGGTGTTCCCCTTAACAATATGGCGTTGTCTGTTTGGTAGCATCCCTACCTTACATTGCATTTTGATATTACAACTGTATATAGATTTCATTTTTGGAATACTTGCATTTCTGTACTTCAATGCTCAAATGGTGATATCTGCAGAGGGCAAGACTTTGTTTGAAGTGATGAAAAAAGTGCCAGTACGCAACAAAAATAGCATGAACCAAAACATGAAATCTGTTTTCGGGGATTGTTGGGGTTTCAACTTCGTCTTTCCAATGACTCTCATTTTCCGCCAACGGGATGACGGTATTCACTGGGATGGCATTAAAATAGATCACAATGCGAATGAAACTAGCAGAAAGCCTTATTAG